From Mumia sp. ZJ1417:
GCGATCGGCGCGCTCCGTGAGGACGGCACGCTCGCCGACCTCGAGAAGGAGTGGCTGTCGCAGACGACGGGCGTGCCCGAGCTGTCGTGAGCGCCTCCTGGGAGGTGAGCCAACGCCAGCTCGAACGGCTGGCGTTCCGGCGTCGGCAGGACCGGCGCCGGACGACGATCGCGCTCGTGTCCACGGCGGTGATCCTGGTCGGCGCCTGGCTGCTCGTCACGTCGGCGCCAGGGTGGGGCAAGGTCCGCGAGACCTACTTCGACTGGGAGGACGCGAAGGCGGCGTTCCCGGAGATCGCGAAGGCCTTCCTCGTCAACATCAAGGCGTTCCTCATCGCCGAGGTGCTGATCCTGGCGCTCGCGATGCTGGTGGCCGTCATCCGTGTCGTCCCTTCGGCGTGGATGGCGCCGCTGAAGGTCGTCGCGACGGTCTACACCGACGTCTTCCGCGGCACTCCGACGCTGCTGATCGTGCTGCTCGTCGGCTTCGGCGTGCCGACGCTCGGCCTTCAGGGCACCACGAACGACCCGTTCTGGCTCGGCGTCTTCGCGCTCACCCTCAGCTACGGTGCGTACGTCGCCGAGGTCATCCGCGCTGGCATCCTCTCGGTCCACCCGAGCCAGTGGGCGAGCGGGCGGTCGCTCGGGCTGTCGTACGGCAAGACTCTTCGGTACGTCGTGCTGCCACAGGCGCTGCGCCGGGTGACGCCCCCGCTGCTCAACGACTTCGTGTCCCTGCAGAAGGACACCGCGCTGCTCTCGGCGATCGGGGTGCTGGAGGCACTGCGGCAGGCGAACATCTACTCCAGCCGCGACTTCATCTTCACGCCGATGGTCGTTGCGGCGGTGTTCTTCATCGTGGCGACGATCCCGCTCGCGCGGTTCACGGACTGGCTGTCGCTGCGTGCGGCCCGACGACAGAGCGGAGCGGCATGAGCGGCTTGCTGGAGGCGCGCGCGGTCCGCAAGACGTACGGGGCTCACGACGTCCTCAAGGGCGTCGACCTCAGCGTGGCGACGCATCGCGTGGTGTGCCTCATCGGCGCATCCGGCTCGGGCAAGTCGACCCTGCTGCGCTGCCTCAACCTGCTCGAGGTCGTTGACGACGGCGAGGTCTGGTTCGACGGCCGCGAGATCACCGATCCGCGCATCGACGTCGACGGCGTGCGGCGCGACATTGGGATCGTCTTCCAGGCGTACAACCTTTTCCCGCACATGTCGGTGCTCGACAACGTCACGCTCGGGCCGCGCAAGACCCGCGGCGTCCGTCGCCGTGAGGCCGACGAGCGCGCGATGACGCTGCTGACCCGCTTCGGCCTCGCCGACCAGGCGCGCAAGCACCCCGACGCGCTCTCCGGTGGCCAGCAGCAGCGGGTCGCGATCGTACGGGCGCTCGCGATGGGCCCGAAGGTGCTCCTGCTCGACGAGGTGACCTCCGCGCTCGACCCGATGCTTGTCGGCGAGGTGCTCGAGGCGGTCCGTGGCCTCAAGGAGGCCGGGATGACGATCGTGATGGCGACGCACGAGATGCAGTTCGCCCGCGAGGTCGCCGACGAGGTGCTGTTCCTGGACGACGGTGTGGTCCGCGAGCGCGGCACCGCCGAGCAGCTCTTCACCGCGCCGACGGACCCTCGTACGCGCGAGTTCCTGGCCCGCCACCTCGCCTGACGCCCCCCGCGTCCGCGACGTGAAAGGAACCTGACCGAACTGTGGCCGAGATTCGGTCAGGTTCCTTTCACAACGCTGGGGTCGTCAGCCGATACGGACCGCGCTGACCGAGACGTCGGCGTTGTAGCCGAAGGCGTACACCCACACCTTGGTCGTCTCCTTCGCAGTGACGATCCGGTCGAAGAACGCGTACCCGTTGATCAGGTACGTCCCGGGCTTGAGCGTCATGCTCCCGACCGTGGTGGCGTTCTCGGTGAAGGGCCCCCGAGGTGGGCGATCGTGACCTTGTCGGCGACCTGCGCGCTGAGACCTCCCTTGACGGCGGTCGCCGGATGTCCTTGGCGCCGATCTTGTCGGCAGCGACGGCGCCAGCGCGATTCGGGTGAAATCCAGTAGCGGAACCCGTGTCAGAAGCGCAGGGCGAGCCCGTCGTTGTCGCGACCGTCAGGGACCGTGGCGAGGTCCGCGGGCCGCTCCGCGGATGTACCTGAGGGAGGCCTCGGAGTCATCGGTTATTTGTCTCATTTGGCCGGTTCTATTTTACGGTGCATCCGCGACCGCCCGCGCGCCCGCGCCTGAGATCCGCCTCACTCAAAGGGCGTCCTGAGTTCAAGATGCACTCCGCGTTGAGATACGTAGCGTGGGGACGGTCCGCCTGGCGTGGGGAAGTCGACAGATTGTCGATGCGCCGGATGGGACTTGGGGGAGAAAACCATGTCACGTACGCGCCTCGGGCGTACGGCGACGCTGCTTGTGGCGCCGTCCGTCCTCGCACTCGCTCTGGCCGCACCGGCCACGGCGAAAGCGCCACCGACACCGTCCGGACTACCGGCCACGTTGGAAGCACCCGCGTCCTACGTCGGGCCCAACAGCTGCGCCAAGCCGCACAAGGGCACCGCGAAGCTCGGAGCCCTGCTCGTCTCGACCTGGCCGGTGACCAGCTGGTCCGCTCAGCGCGACTGCTCGACGGCGACTAGCGAGCACCACGACGGACGCGCGATCGACTGGATGACGAACGCGCGCAAGAAGAACGGCAAGAAGCGCGGCGACGACCTGAACAGGTGGCTGCTCGCGACCGACAAGCGCGGCAACGCGTTCGCCAACGCACGTCGGCTCGGCGTCATGTACATCATCTGGAACAACCGCATCTGGTCCAGCTATCGCGCGAGCAGCGGGTGGCGCGTCTACAACGGCTGCACGGCCAAGAGCCGCTCGGGCACGCAGTACGACACCACGTGCCACCGCAACCACGTCCACCTGTCGCTCTCGTGGGCCGGGGCGCGGGGCTACACCTCGTACTGGGACCGTACGGTCGCCGGAGCCAACTACGGCCCCTGCCGACCCGCCGATCTCAACTGGGCGTACCGCTACACCAAGCGCCGCGCGACGCCGTGCCCGTACTACCCGCGCGTCACCGCGCCGGCGGGGTCGTCGAGCGTGCACCGCACACTCGTCGCCTACTCCGGCCTGCGCATCACCAAGAACGTTCGGGGGCCAGCGGTACGGGCGGTCCAGCAGGCGCTCAGGATCTCGGTCACCGGTGTCTGGGATGCAAAGTCTCGCGCGACGATGCGTGCCTACAAGGGGGCGCGGCGCATGAGCAACAACGCGGTCGTCGGCACTCGTGTGTGGCGCAGCCTCCTCGCCCAGACGGCACCGAGGGCGCGCGTCAGCGCTTCTTCTTTATGACCTTGACCGTCCGCAGGGGCGAGGCCACGGGCTTCCAGCCGTGGCTGCCGCTCTTGGCGCGCACGACGATGCGATAGCGCTTCTTGCCCTTGCTGGTCATCTTGACCTTGGTCGAGACGGTGCCGTTCGCCTTGGTCCTCAGGGTGCGCACCTTGCGCCACTTGCCCTTGCGCCATTCCTGGAGCACGACCTTGGCACGCTTGGCGGGCAGTCCGAGCGAGGTGACGCGCGCGGAGAACTTCACCTTCTGGCCGACGCGCACCTTGGCCTTGGAGCGGGCGAACGAGACCTTGGCCGCGAGCCGTGCGAACTCGTTGACCGACGTCGTGATGGTCTGCGAACGTCCGTTGACCCAGACTCGCAGCGCCTTGTGGCCCTTGACCGTCGTCCGCGCGTAGCCCGGCGACCCGCTGCTCGTCAGCACCGTGACCATGCGGGCGGTCTTGCCCGTGCGCACCGAGACCGGGACCCGTACGACCGTGCCCCGGGTCGACTTGCCGTAGGACTGGCCGAGGACCCCGGTCGTGGTCGAGCCGGCCGAGACGCGCGGGGCGCCGCCCGTCAGAAGCCTTGCGCTGCGCGTGACGCCGGTGAGGTCCGGGCTGGTGAGGGCGACGGTGTGGCCGCTCGCGCGGGGGGTGACGCCGGAGGGCAGGACCCACTGCTGCTGGACGGTGCCCGAGGACCTGGTCGAGCGGACGAGGTCCTCGACGACGACGGCGTCGATCGCGCGCAGGTAGTAGACGCACCGGGCCAGCTCGAAGCCGCTCGAGGCGAGGTAGCCCGGGTCGTACACGCACGTACGGTCGACACCGCCGGCGGACGATGCTGCCTTGACGCTGCCGTACACCGCGCGGTTGGGCGTGCCCGGCGCGACGAGCGCGCTGTGGGCGTTGCGACGCATGACCGCGGCCCGCAGGCTCGACCCGTTGTAGGCGTACGGGCCCGGGTCGGCGACCCAGTCGACACCGTCGGCGTACCACGTCATCGCCGTCGTGTCGGCGTGGCGGTGCGAGGGGAGGGCGTACCGGTCAGCGGTCCGTACGGAGTAGAACGTCGAGGTCGTGTCGGTGCCTGCGACCCAGCCCGAGCGGCCGAACGCGTAGCCGCCGGCGTACCGCTTGTAGACGGCGGCCGGCTTGCGACCGGACGAGCCGGACGTACGGACCCACTCCGCCTCTGACGTGTCGGCGAAGACACCCGACGGGATGCGCTGGAGGTGGGTGTCGCCGATGGTCTCGAGATAGCGGTCCGGCCGGCTCGCGTGGGCATAGAACGAGCCGCGCGCGTTGAGCATCGACGCGATCTTGGCCGCCGACGACGTCGCTCCGTAGCGCGAGAGAACGTTGTAGGCGCGGTGCATGATCGTGCCGAGATAGAGACCGTATCCTGGCGCGCCCTCGAGATCGGACCCGTCGTCGTGGGCGAGTCGGCGTGCGACGAGGACCGTCTGGTTGCGGAGGGTCGTGCGCTGCGCCTCGGTGCCGGCCTGGCGTGCCCCCGCGAACGCGGTGAGCTTGAGGTTCATCGTCGTGTTGTTGCCCGAGGTGCCGTAGGAGAGCGCCTTCTTGAGCTCGACCCGCAGCTGGCCTGCCGCCCACGAGCGGTGGGTCGGCGACGAGGCGAGGCGGTTCATGCAGACGAACGTGCCGATGCGGAAGCCGAGGTATTGGGGGTGGTTCTGCCAGTAGGTGCGCTTCTTGACCGGGTTGTCGCGGACCCAGTCGACCATGAGGTCGACGAAGCGGCGCTGCATCGCCTGTCCCTCGGCGTCGGCGAGCGCGAGGCCGGTCTTGAGCAGCGGCAGCGCCCAGTGGAGCGAGTGGATGTAGCGGTCGCCTGCGGTGTCGAGGCCGGACTGCGGCTTCCAGGACGGGTTGGCGGCCAGTGCCATGGTGCCGTACTGGCCCATGTCGACCGTGCCGTTCATGATCGCCCGTGCGCGGCCGACGTCCGCGCGGGTCAGCGACCCGAGGGTGTGCATGTTCTCGCAGATCGCGTCGTACCCCGCCGCGGCGGACGCGGGTGCCGGGGCGACGGCCGTCTGCACGGCGACGATGCCGGAGAGGCTGAGTGCGGCGGCGACGGCAGCCCCGACGCCGCGGCGGAGCGCCGGCACACGACGGGTTCGGAGGAGACGTCTGGGGGAAGGCATAGGCCACCTATGCTCGCATGTGCCCAGGTCAGGGCGAAACCCTCAGCGTCAGGTCCCGCCCCCCATCAGACCGTAGAGGTCGCCGACCGGGCCGAGATGGCGCAGCTTCTCCGGGTTGAGCACATTGTGCAGCCGTGCGATCTGGCCGTCGACGACGTCGATGGTCATGAGGGAGAGCAGTGCGCCGTCGGCAGCACGCGCCCGCAGGGCCGGCTCGCCGTTCGCGACGACCTGGTCGATCAGCACGCCGAATCGTGCGCCCTGGCGCACCAGACCGGCGAGGAACCGCGCGACCTGGACCGTGCCCACCATCGGCCGCTGGATCGCCGGAGCGCGTCCGCCGCCGTCGCCGACGAACATCACGTCCTCGGCGAGCAGTCGCTCCAGGCCGGCGACGTCACCCCTGGAGACGGCCGCGACGAACTGGGCCGCCAGACGGTCGCGTTGCTCCGGCGACGCGTCGAACCGCGGTCGGCCGTCGTCGATCCGCTTCCTTGCCCGGGCGAGGATCTGCCGGCAATTCGCCTCCGACTTATCGACCACCACCGCGATGTCGGCGTAGTCGTAGGCGAGGGCCTCGCGCAGGACGAAGACCGCACGCTCCACCGGCGTCAAGGACTCGAGCAGCATGAGGAACGCGGTGGAGACGGTCGCGTCGAGCTCGACCTGATGCGCGGGATCGGCGTCGGAGGAGGCGACGAGCGGCTCGGGCAGCCACGGACCGACGTACTGCTCGCGTCGGACGCGGGCAGAGCGCAGCGTGTCGATCGCGAGCCGCGTGGTGACCGTGGTCGCGTAGGCCTCGGGGTTGTCGACCGACAGCCCCTCGGGGCCGGCGCGGTGCATCCGAAGGAACGCCTCCTGCACGACATCCTCGGCCTCGGCCACGCTGCCGAGCATCCGGTAGGCGATCGAGAACATGAGGGGGCGGAGATCGTCGTGCACGTCCGCCAGACTCGCCACGGCCCGATCCAACCAGATGAAGAGGGTCAGGCGGGACTGTCACACGGACGGCGGCTGTCTCGTCGGACGGGGTGACGAGAGGAGAAGGACATGCGTGTCTTCATCGCAGGAGCCAGCGGAGCGCTCGGCAATCGGCTGATCCCGCTGCTGGTGCAGGACGGCCACGAGGTGACCGGAACGACCAGGAATCAGGAGGGCCTCGCGAGGGTCCAGGAGGTCGGTGCCGTCGGTGCCGTCATGGACCCGCTCGATGCCGACAGCGTGCGGTCCGCCGTGGTCGGCGCCCGTCCCGACGTCGTGGTGCACGAGCTCACCGCGCTCGGGGCCATGAGCGGCAACCCGAAGCACTTCGACCGGGACTTCGCCGTCACCAACCGGCTGCGGACGGAGGCGACCGATCACCTCCTGGCGGCGGCTCAGCAGTGCGGTGCCCGGCGGTTCGTCGCCCAGAGCTACACAGGCTGGCCGAATGAGCGTCGCGGGTCGTGGGTCAAGTCAGAGGAGGATCCGCTCGCCGCCGACCCGGGCAAGGAGGCGCGCGAGTCGTTGGCGGCGATCCGTCACCTCGAGCACGCCGTGACCACGACGCCGGGCATCGACGGTCTCGTCCTGCGGTACGGCAACTTCTACGGACCCGGCAACGCCCTCTCGCGCGGCGGCATGATGGCCGAGATGATTCGGCGCGGGCGGATGCCGGTCGTCGGTGGTGGTGCCGGGGTGTGGTCGTTCCTTCACATCGACGATGCGGCATCGGCGACGGCGGCGGCAGTCGACGGGGGTGCGCCTGGTGTCTACAACGTCGTCGACGACGATCCCGCGCCGATCGCGCAGTGGCTGCCGTACCTGGCCGAGCAGCTCGGCGGGCGCAAGCCGATGCGGCTCCCCGCATGGCTGGGACGTCCACTGATCGGCGAGCTCGGCATCGCGATGATGACCACGATCCGCGGGTCGTCGAACGCGAAGGCCGAGCGCGAGCTGGGCTGGAAGCCCCGGTACGCGAGCTGGCGGGAAGGTTTCCGTACCGGGCTCGGGTGAGTCGGGGGCGTGTCGCGTCGGTCGGGACCCCGTACATTGCCCGCATGGACCCCCGTGACGACGACCTCACGTCGCTCGCGAACTCGCTCGCGGAGCTCGTCGGTGCCCCGATCACCATCGAGGATCCCGACTCGAGCGTGCTCGCGTACTCGCAGAGCGCCGACGCCGAGCGCTCGCAGGCGGTCGACGATGCGCGGATCACGACGATCCTCGGTCGGCAGGTCCCGCCGCACTACCGCGCCCTGCTCGACGACGCGGGCGTGTTCACGGAGATCGCGCGCAGCCGGGAGGTCGTGACGGTCGACCTCTCGGGATCGGGGATGACGCGGCGCGCGATCGTGGCGGTACGGGACGACTCCGGCACGCTGCTGGGGTCGGTGTGGGCCGCTGTGCCCGACGGCATCACGTCGGAGCAGCGGCAGGCGATGCTCGACCTCGCCCCTGTCGTGGCCGGCCGTCTCGTCCGGCTGCGCGAGCGGGCCGACTCGACGCGCCAACGGACCGTCGAGGTCGTCGAGACGCTGCTGAGCGGGGGCGACGACGCCGTCCGTGCGGCCCAGACGCAGGGCTTGCGTACGCCGTGCACGGTCCTTGTCCTCGCTGCGGACCGCGCGCGCCTGGCCGTGCCCGCCGCCCGTGCCAGCGCCTTCGTGCTGCACCTCGCGGCGGTGGCGCCCAGCGCAGCCGCCGCGCAGGTCGACGACGTCGTGTACGCCGTCGTCGCGGGGCCGGAGGCGACTGCGGCCCGGGTCGCGCGTGACTTCCTCGCCCGGTCGCGCGGTCCGCTCGTCGCCGGGGTCGGCCGCACCGTCGACTCCGCGGCGGCGATCGACCTCTCGGCGCGCGACGCCGACGCGGTGGTCCGGGTGCTGCGCCGGCGAGGCCGTTCGGGCGTGGTGGAGACCGTACGGGGTGCGCTCGCCGACGTGGTCGCGCTGCGCAGCGCGGATGCGTGGGCGGGGTACGAGGAGTTCAGCCCGCTGACCGCGCTGGTGCGGTTCGACGACGAGCACCACGCCGAGCTGCTGTCGACGGCGCGGGCCTACCTGGCGCACGGCGGCGACGTCGCTGCCGCAGCCGCCTCGCTGCACGTCCACCCCAACACGTTGCGCAACCGGCTGCGACGTGCCTCGCAGGCCGTCGGCGTCGACCTCGACGACCCCGACACGCGCCTGCTGCTCGCGCTGCACCTCAAGGTCACGGACGTCGCGGACGCCGACTGACCGCACCCGCTGTGCGATCGCACAGCGGGCCGCCCGAGATCGTGGCCGAACCCACAGTCCGCGCCGCCGCCCCACGTCCGAGCATGTTCGCCATGAGCACGAATGCCGGCGCGCTCCGCGCCTCGAAGAGCCCTGAGCACGTCGTCGTCGCGGGTGCCGGGATGGTCGGACTCGCGACGGCCTGGTTCCTGCAGGAGCGCGGGGTCCGCGTGACGATCGTCGATCGTACGGGCGTCGCGGCCGGGGCGTCGTGGGGCAATGCCGGATGGATCTCCCCCGCGCTCACTCTGCCGCTGCCCGAGCCCGCCGTGCTGTCGTACGGGGTCCGGGCGATGCTCAGCCCGTCGTCGCCGGTGTACGTGCCGCTGAGCACCGACCGGCGGATGCTGCAGTTCCTCGTCGGCTTCGCCCGGCACTGCACCCCGGCCCGATGGCGCTCGGCGATGGCGGTCTTCGCCGAGCTGAACCGCGACGCGCTCGGGGC
This genomic window contains:
- a CDS encoding NAD(P)-dependent oxidoreductase, which translates into the protein MRVFIAGASGALGNRLIPLLVQDGHEVTGTTRNQEGLARVQEVGAVGAVMDPLDADSVRSAVVGARPDVVVHELTALGAMSGNPKHFDRDFAVTNRLRTEATDHLLAAAQQCGARRFVAQSYTGWPNERRGSWVKSEEDPLAADPGKEARESLAAIRHLEHAVTTTPGIDGLVLRYGNFYGPGNALSRGGMMAEMIRRGRMPVVGGGAGVWSFLHIDDAASATAAAVDGGAPGVYNVVDDDPAPIAQWLPYLAEQLGGRKPMRLPAWLGRPLIGELGIAMMTTIRGSSNAKAERELGWKPRYASWREGFRTGLG
- a CDS encoding amino acid ABC transporter permease codes for the protein MSASWEVSQRQLERLAFRRRQDRRRTTIALVSTAVILVGAWLLVTSAPGWGKVRETYFDWEDAKAAFPEIAKAFLVNIKAFLIAEVLILALAMLVAVIRVVPSAWMAPLKVVATVYTDVFRGTPTLLIVLLVGFGVPTLGLQGTTNDPFWLGVFALTLSYGAYVAEVIRAGILSVHPSQWASGRSLGLSYGKTLRYVVLPQALRRVTPPLLNDFVSLQKDTALLSAIGVLEALRQANIYSSRDFIFTPMVVAAVFFIVATIPLARFTDWLSLRAARRQSGAA
- a CDS encoding CdaR family transcriptional regulator, which codes for MDPRDDDLTSLANSLAELVGAPITIEDPDSSVLAYSQSADAERSQAVDDARITTILGRQVPPHYRALLDDAGVFTEIARSREVVTVDLSGSGMTRRAIVAVRDDSGTLLGSVWAAVPDGITSEQRQAMLDLAPVVAGRLVRLRERADSTRQRTVEVVETLLSGGDDAVRAAQTQGLRTPCTVLVLAADRARLAVPAARASAFVLHLAAVAPSAAAAQVDDVVYAVVAGPEATAARVARDFLARSRGPLVAGVGRTVDSAAAIDLSARDADAVVRVLRRRGRSGVVETVRGALADVVALRSADAWAGYEEFSPLTALVRFDDEHHAELLSTARAYLAHGGDVAAAAASLHVHPNTLRNRLRRASQAVGVDLDDPDTRLLLALHLKVTDVADAD
- a CDS encoding heparinase II/III family protein, which produces MPSPRRLLRTRRVPALRRGVGAAVAAALSLSGIVAVQTAVAPAPASAAAGYDAICENMHTLGSLTRADVGRARAIMNGTVDMGQYGTMALAANPSWKPQSGLDTAGDRYIHSLHWALPLLKTGLALADAEGQAMQRRFVDLMVDWVRDNPVKKRTYWQNHPQYLGFRIGTFVCMNRLASSPTHRSWAAGQLRVELKKALSYGTSGNNTTMNLKLTAFAGARQAGTEAQRTTLRNQTVLVARRLAHDDGSDLEGAPGYGLYLGTIMHRAYNVLSRYGATSSAAKIASMLNARGSFYAHASRPDRYLETIGDTHLQRIPSGVFADTSEAEWVRTSGSSGRKPAAVYKRYAGGYAFGRSGWVAGTDTTSTFYSVRTADRYALPSHRHADTTAMTWYADGVDWVADPGPYAYNGSSLRAAVMRRNAHSALVAPGTPNRAVYGSVKAASSAGGVDRTCVYDPGYLASSGFELARCVYYLRAIDAVVVEDLVRSTRSSGTVQQQWVLPSGVTPRASGHTVALTSPDLTGVTRSARLLTGGAPRVSAGSTTTGVLGQSYGKSTRGTVVRVPVSVRTGKTARMVTVLTSSGSPGYARTTVKGHKALRVWVNGRSQTITTSVNEFARLAAKVSFARSKAKVRVGQKVKFSARVTSLGLPAKRAKVVLQEWRKGKWRKVRTLRTKANGTVSTKVKMTSKGKKRYRIVVRAKSGSHGWKPVASPLRTVKVIKKKR
- a CDS encoding amino acid ABC transporter ATP-binding protein, which encodes MSGLLEARAVRKTYGAHDVLKGVDLSVATHRVVCLIGASGSGKSTLLRCLNLLEVVDDGEVWFDGREITDPRIDVDGVRRDIGIVFQAYNLFPHMSVLDNVTLGPRKTRGVRRREADERAMTLLTRFGLADQARKHPDALSGGQQQRVAIVRALAMGPKVLLLDEVTSALDPMLVGEVLEAVRGLKEAGMTIVMATHEMQFAREVADEVLFLDDGVVRERGTAEQLFTAPTDPRTREFLARHLA
- a CDS encoding RNA polymerase sigma-70 factor yields the protein MASLADVHDDLRPLMFSIAYRMLGSVAEAEDVVQEAFLRMHRAGPEGLSVDNPEAYATTVTTRLAIDTLRSARVRREQYVGPWLPEPLVASSDADPAHQVELDATVSTAFLMLLESLTPVERAVFVLREALAYDYADIAVVVDKSEANCRQILARARKRIDDGRPRFDASPEQRDRLAAQFVAAVSRGDVAGLERLLAEDVMFVGDGGGRAPAIQRPMVGTVQVARFLAGLVRQGARFGVLIDQVVANGEPALRARAADGALLSLMTIDVVDGQIARLHNVLNPEKLRHLGPVGDLYGLMGGGT